The Miscanthus floridulus cultivar M001 chromosome 7, ASM1932011v1, whole genome shotgun sequence genome includes a region encoding these proteins:
- the LOC136463987 gene encoding aluminum-activated malate transporter 10-like, whose product MDAAAREAQSGLEWRVTVPEGASVTVEHEAGGPAARAWAWLLACLAKAWSRVAGFARKVWRIAADDPRKAVHGLKVGLALALVSVFYYTRPLYDGVGGAAMWAIMTVVVVFEYTVGGGVYKCFNRVVATASAGVLALGVHWVADRSGELEPVIVTGSLFLLAAAATFSRFIPTVKARFDYGVTIFILTYSLVAVSGYRVDQLAALAQQRVSTIGIGIFMCLAVSVLICPVWSGAELHLLTTRNMDKLADAVEACVEDYFAEAEEAAARQSKSLDGYKCVLNSKASEDAHANLARWEPAHGRFGFRHPYRQYAKVGAAMRACAYCVEALSSCCAGAAEAQAHQAPPHVKRLLRDVCTRVGARCARVLREASRSVATMTTSSSGALDFAVADMNTAVQELQGDLRTLPSMLAVKLAETSSLMDTMPVFTVASLLVEISARVEGVVDAVDELATLAGFKQVDDDDDDKKGETEMTIKVHPLNEPDTDEESPENKTSKA is encoded by the exons ATGGACGCCGCCGCGAGGGAAGCGCAGAGTGGTCTGGAATGGCGGGTGACCGTGCCGGAGGGCGCGTCGGTGACCGTGGAGCACGAGGCCGGCGGCCCTGCCGCGAGGGCGTGGGCGTGGCTGCTGGCCTGCTTGGCCAAGGCGTGGAGCAGGGTCGCCGGGTTCGCGAGGAAGGTGTGGAGGATCGCCGCAGATGATCCCCGGAAGGCGGTGCACGGGCTCAAGGTCGGCCTGGCGCTCGCGCTCGTCTCCGTGTTCTACTACACCAGGCCCCTGTACGACGGCGTCGGTGGGGCTGCCATGTGGGCCATCATGACGGTCGTCGTTGTCTTCGAATACACTGTTG GTGGCGGCGTGTACAAGTGTTTCAACAGGGTCGTTGCTACGGCGAGCGCCGGCGTTCTCGCGCTCGGCGTGCACTGGGTGGCGGACAGATCCGGCGAGCTCGAGCCGGTCATCGTCACTGGCTCCCTCTTTCTGCTGG CTGCGGCAGCCACCTTCTCGCGGTTCATCCCGACGGTGAAAGCGCGGTTCGACTACGGCGTGACCATCTTCATCCTGACGTACAGCCTGGTGGCCGTGTCGGGGTACCGCGTGGACCAGCTCGCGGCGCTAGCGCAGCAGCGGGTGTCCACCATCGGCATCGGCATCTTCATGTGCCTCGCCGTCAGCGTGCTCATCTGCCCCGTGTGGTCCGGCGCGGAGCTGCACCTCCTCACCACGCGGAACATGGACAAGCTCGCGGACGCCGTGGAGGCCTGCGTCGAGGACTACTTCGCGGAGGCGGAGGAGGCAGCCGCGCGGCAGTCCAAGTCGTTGGACGGGTACAAGTGCGTGCTCAACTCCAAGGCGTCCGAGGACGCGCATGCCAACCTGGCGCGGTGGGAGCCCGCGCACGGGCGCTTCGGCTTCCGCCACCCCTACCGGCAGTACGCCAAGGTGGGCGCCGCGATGCGCGCGTGCGCCTACTGCGTGGAGGCCCTGAGCAGCTGCTGCGCGGGCGCCGCCGAGGCGCAGGCGCATCAGGCGCCCCCGCACGTGAAGCGCCTCCTCCGCGACGTGTGCACCAGGGTGGGCGCGCGGTGCGCGCGGGTGCTCAGGGAGGCATCGCGCTCCGTCGCCACCATGACCACGTCGTCCTCCGGGGCGCTGGACTTCGCGGTGGCCGACATGAACACGGCCGTGCAGGAGCTGCAGGGCGACTTGCGGACGCTGCCGTCCATGCTGGCCGTCAAGCTGGCGGAGACGTCGTCCCTGATGGACACCATGCCCGTCTTCACCGTGGCGTCGCTGCTGGTGGAGATATCGGCGAGGGTCGAGGGCGTCGTGGACGCCGTCGACGAGCTGGCGACGCTTGCGGGCTTCAAGCaggtcgacgacgacgatgatgacaagAAGGGAGAGACCGAGATGACGATCAAAGTGCACCCGTTGAACGAGCCGGACACCGACGAGGAGTCACCGGAAAACAAGACAAGCAAGGCTTGA